Proteins from a single region of Verrucosispora sp. NA02020:
- a CDS encoding UbiX family flavin prenyltransferase gives MREPWVVGVSGASGTPYAAAVVRGLLDAGESVDLIVSRAARLTVLDETGRPFRDAHWADDLSAWLGRDLDGADVRHWPAGDLAAGPSSGSYPVRGMAVVPASTAACAGIAIGLSKDLLQRAAEVNLKERRRVVVVPRETPVTRSHLEHLIALHDAGAVVLPASPGFYGAGAAATAAQLVDFVAGKVLDALGVPHTLFRRWAGKLNADRT, from the coding sequence ATGCGTGAACCATGGGTGGTCGGGGTCTCCGGGGCCTCCGGCACGCCGTACGCGGCCGCAGTCGTCCGCGGGCTGCTCGACGCCGGGGAGTCGGTGGACCTGATCGTCTCCCGGGCCGCCCGGCTGACCGTGCTGGACGAGACCGGCAGACCGTTCCGGGACGCCCACTGGGCCGACGACCTAAGTGCCTGGCTCGGTCGTGACCTGGACGGAGCGGACGTGCGGCACTGGCCCGCCGGTGACCTGGCGGCCGGGCCGAGCAGCGGCTCGTACCCGGTGCGTGGCATGGCGGTGGTGCCCGCGAGCACGGCCGCCTGCGCCGGCATCGCCATCGGCCTGTCCAAGGACCTGTTGCAGCGCGCCGCCGAGGTCAACCTCAAGGAGCGCCGACGGGTCGTGGTGGTGCCCCGGGAGACCCCGGTGACCCGTAGCCACCTGGAACACCTGATCGCGTTGCACGACGCCGGTGCGGTGGTGCTGCCGGCCAGTCCCGGCTTCTACGGCGCGGGAGCCGCGGCCACGGCGGCCCAACTCGTGGACTTCGTGGCCGGCAAGGTGCTCGACGCTCTCGGCGTACCGCACACCCTGTTCCGCAGGTGGGCGGGGAAGTTGAACGCGGACCGGACCTGA
- a CDS encoding BldC family transcriptional regulator gives MDTGDRLLTPGEVAALFRVDPKTVTRWAAAGRIGSIRTPGGHRRFRESEVRALLEGEGMLDEADEMGRPRNNGPAASTGPGPANAGMY, from the coding sequence GTGGACACTGGAGATCGCCTGCTGACACCGGGTGAGGTCGCCGCGCTGTTTCGGGTTGACCCGAAGACTGTCACGCGATGGGCGGCAGCGGGCCGGATCGGCAGTATCCGGACTCCAGGAGGGCACCGCCGGTTTCGGGAATCCGAGGTGCGGGCCCTGCTTGAAGGGGAGGGCATGCTGGACGAGGCGGACGAGATGGGCAGACCACGCAACAACGGCCCAGCCGCCTCGACCGGCCCAGGTCCGGCCAACGCCGGCATGTACTGA
- a CDS encoding Lrp/AsnC family transcriptional regulator, which yields MDAIDRSLVDLLRGNARLSYAELARQVGLSAPAVHERVGKLESGGVIRAYRADVEPEAVGLGVTALIGIVEDSGADTDDVLEAFRAIPEIESCYFMAGVESFLLKARVSTIVELERLIVRLNRTPGVASTRTGIALSTKWENRPQPVAQTTS from the coding sequence GTGGACGCCATCGACCGCAGCCTCGTGGACCTGCTCCGGGGCAACGCCCGCCTGTCGTACGCCGAACTGGCCCGCCAGGTCGGCCTATCCGCGCCGGCAGTGCACGAACGGGTCGGCAAGTTGGAGTCCGGCGGGGTCATCCGGGCCTACCGGGCCGACGTCGAGCCGGAGGCCGTGGGGCTGGGCGTCACCGCCCTGATCGGCATCGTCGAGGACTCCGGCGCGGACACCGACGACGTGCTGGAGGCGTTCCGGGCGATACCGGAGATCGAGTCCTGCTACTTCATGGCCGGAGTCGAGTCCTTCCTGCTCAAGGCGCGGGTGAGCACCATCGTCGAGCTGGAGCGCCTGATCGTACGGCTGAACCGGACACCCGGGGTGGCCTCCACCCGGACCGGCATCGCCCTGTCGACCAAGTGGGAGAACCGGCCCCAGCCGGTGGCGCAGACCACGTCCTGA
- a CDS encoding PLP-dependent cysteine synthase family protein, whose protein sequence is MTHLDRCDEACRQWVTEAIAAVEADANRSADTHLLPFPLPRSWGIDLYLKDESVHPTGSLKHRLARSLFLYGLCNGRIGPETTIVEASSGSTAVSEAYFARMLGLPFIAVMPASTSPEKIAQIEFQGGRCHLVQDPAKVVIEARWLAEDSGGHYMDQFTYAERATDWRGNNNIAESIYAQLALERHPVPAWVVVGAGTGGTSATIGRYARYRRLPTKLCVVDPENSAFYPAWQAADWSVRTGRGSRIEGIGRPTVEASFLPAVVDRMVQVPDAASLAAMRAGSAVLGRRVGGSTGTNLWGAFGLIAEMRAAGQTGSVVTLICDAGDRYADTYYADEWVAAQGLDLAPHLATVQRFLADASWPG, encoded by the coding sequence GTGACTCATCTCGACCGGTGCGACGAAGCCTGCCGGCAGTGGGTGACCGAGGCGATCGCCGCCGTCGAGGCGGACGCCAACCGGTCCGCCGACACCCACCTGCTGCCCTTCCCGCTGCCCCGGTCGTGGGGGATCGACCTCTATCTCAAGGACGAGTCGGTGCACCCGACCGGCTCGCTCAAGCACCGGCTGGCCCGCTCGCTCTTCCTGTACGGGCTCTGCAACGGCCGGATCGGGCCGGAGACCACGATCGTCGAGGCGTCGTCGGGCTCCACGGCGGTCTCCGAGGCGTACTTCGCGCGGATGCTGGGGTTGCCGTTCATCGCGGTGATGCCCGCCTCGACGTCGCCGGAGAAGATCGCCCAGATCGAGTTCCAGGGCGGCCGGTGCCACCTGGTGCAGGACCCGGCCAAGGTGGTCATCGAGGCACGCTGGCTCGCCGAGGACTCCGGTGGGCATTACATGGACCAGTTCACCTACGCCGAACGGGCCACCGACTGGCGGGGCAACAACAACATCGCCGAGTCGATCTACGCGCAGCTCGCGCTGGAACGCCATCCCGTACCCGCCTGGGTGGTGGTCGGCGCCGGCACCGGCGGCACCAGCGCCACCATCGGCCGGTACGCCCGCTACCGGCGACTGCCCACCAAGCTCTGCGTCGTGGACCCGGAGAACTCCGCGTTCTATCCGGCCTGGCAGGCGGCCGACTGGTCGGTCCGCACCGGCCGGGGCTCGCGCATCGAGGGGATCGGTCGGCCGACCGTGGAGGCGTCGTTCCTGCCCGCCGTGGTGGACCGGATGGTGCAGGTGCCGGACGCCGCCTCCCTGGCCGCCATGCGGGCCGGGTCGGCCGTCCTCGGCCGACGGGTGGGCGGGTCGACCGGCACCAACCTGTGGGGCGCCTTCGGGCTGATCGCGGAGATGCGCGCCGCCGGGCAGACCGGCTCGGTGGTCACGCTGATCTGCGACGCCGGCGACCGGTACGCCGACACGTACTACGCCGACGAGTGGGTGGCCGCACAGGGCCTCGACCTGGCCCCGCACCTGGCGACCGTGCAACGCTTCCTGGCCGACGCTTCCTGGCCGGGCTGA
- a CDS encoding putative glycolipid-binding domain-containing protein — protein MRKSLLWTRSDTAGAEHAVVDDGSGLTAYGTQIAVDPVPYTCRYQVATDSEWVSVRLEVEVEGAGWRRSVRLERATERWRVTAAEQGDLDAVLSAAGRAPAGLPGLEDPDRLADALDVDLGGSPLFNTLPLRRLGLTTAPADTTHRIDVAWVLLPSLTVLPTEQVYTGLGPHRFRYASDGFSADVDVDPDGYVRHYPGLAERATPR, from the coding sequence ATGCGGAAGTCGTTGCTGTGGACCCGGTCCGACACGGCCGGTGCCGAACACGCCGTGGTCGACGACGGATCCGGACTGACCGCGTACGGCACCCAGATCGCCGTCGACCCGGTGCCCTACACCTGCCGCTACCAGGTGGCCACCGACTCCGAGTGGGTCAGTGTCCGCCTGGAGGTCGAGGTTGAGGGCGCCGGGTGGCGGCGGAGCGTACGCCTGGAACGGGCGACCGAACGGTGGCGGGTGACCGCCGCCGAGCAGGGTGACCTGGACGCGGTCCTCTCCGCCGCCGGGCGGGCTCCGGCCGGGCTGCCCGGCCTGGAGGATCCCGACCGCCTGGCCGACGCCCTCGACGTCGACCTGGGCGGCTCGCCGCTGTTCAACACGCTGCCGTTGCGGCGGCTCGGCCTGACCACCGCGCCGGCCGACACCACCCACCGGATCGACGTGGCCTGGGTGCTGCTGCCGAGCCTGACGGTGCTTCCCACCGAGCAGGTCTACACCGGGCTGGGCCCACACCGGTTCCGGTACGCCAGCGACGGTTTCAGCGCCGACGTCGACGTGGACCCCGACGGCTACGTGCGGCACTACCCCGGACTGGCGGAGCGCGCGACGCCCCGCTGA
- a CDS encoding DEAD/DEAH box helicase, with the protein MPLSASDVPTDLPADAAGPDQSIDFGALGLPQPLVRALARQGITTPFEIQRATVPDALAGRDVLGRGQTGSGKTLAFGLPLLARVAESGQARPMRPRALVLVPTRELAMQVNDALLPLGKAVGVFLKTAVGGVPYDRQIDALRRGVEVVVATPGRLADLIDRGVCRLDDVQVTVLDEADQMADMGFLPEVTELLAKTPANAQRLLFSATLDTDVDALVKRFMTDPVTHSTAPATAAVSTMDHHMLLIPPQEKFPVTASIAARSGRTIVFARTQLGVDRLVTQLAAVGVRAGGLHGGKTQRMRTRTLAEFREGRTNVLVATDVAARGIHVDGVSLVLHVDPPKDPKDYLHRAGRTARAGEAGAVATLVLPKQRRTTLAMMEKAGVEPEQTRVRVGDAALAELTGAREPSGVPVREEREEPRRPGRPTGGPRRFGDRPGGDRRFGDRPGGDRRFGDQPRGERRFGDRSYSDQPRGERRFGDRSYGDQPRGERRFGADRGGRSEVRGEDRRGSAGRPRAHTY; encoded by the coding sequence ATGCCCCTGTCCGCCTCTGACGTTCCCACCGATCTGCCGGCCGACGCCGCCGGCCCCGACCAGTCGATCGACTTCGGCGCACTCGGGCTGCCCCAGCCGCTCGTGCGCGCCCTCGCCCGGCAGGGCATCACCACACCCTTCGAGATCCAGCGCGCGACCGTGCCGGACGCCCTCGCCGGACGCGACGTGCTCGGCCGGGGACAGACCGGCTCGGGCAAGACGCTCGCCTTCGGGCTGCCGCTGCTGGCCCGGGTCGCCGAGAGTGGCCAGGCCCGCCCGATGCGGCCGCGTGCCCTCGTCCTGGTGCCCACCCGGGAACTCGCCATGCAGGTCAACGACGCGCTGCTGCCGCTGGGCAAGGCCGTCGGCGTCTTCCTGAAGACCGCCGTCGGCGGAGTGCCCTACGACCGTCAGATCGACGCCCTGCGCCGGGGTGTCGAGGTGGTGGTGGCCACCCCGGGCCGGCTCGCCGACCTGATCGACCGTGGCGTCTGCCGCCTGGACGACGTCCAGGTCACCGTGCTCGACGAAGCGGACCAGATGGCCGACATGGGCTTCCTGCCCGAGGTCACCGAGCTGCTGGCGAAGACGCCTGCGAACGCCCAGCGTCTGCTCTTCTCGGCCACCCTGGACACCGACGTGGACGCGTTGGTCAAGCGGTTCATGACCGACCCGGTGACCCACTCCACCGCGCCCGCGACCGCTGCGGTCTCCACCATGGACCATCACATGCTGCTGATCCCGCCGCAGGAGAAGTTCCCGGTGACCGCGTCGATCGCGGCACGGTCCGGCCGGACCATCGTCTTCGCCCGTACGCAGCTCGGCGTGGACCGGTTGGTCACGCAGCTCGCGGCGGTCGGCGTGCGCGCGGGTGGGCTGCACGGCGGCAAGACCCAGCGGATGCGTACCCGCACCCTGGCCGAGTTCCGCGAGGGCCGGACCAACGTGTTGGTGGCGACCGACGTGGCGGCCCGGGGCATCCACGTTGACGGTGTCTCGCTGGTGTTGCACGTCGACCCGCCGAAGGACCCGAAGGACTACCTGCACCGGGCCGGGCGCACCGCGCGGGCCGGCGAGGCGGGCGCGGTGGCGACCCTGGTGCTGCCGAAGCAGCGCCGCACCACCCTGGCGATGATGGAGAAGGCCGGTGTGGAGCCGGAGCAGACCCGGGTACGCGTCGGTGACGCCGCCCTGGCCGAGCTGACCGGAGCCCGCGAGCCGAGCGGGGTGCCGGTACGCGAGGAGCGGGAGGAGCCGCGTCGGCCCGGTCGGCCGACCGGAGGCCCGCGTCGCTTCGGTGACCGTCCCGGCGGCGACCGTCGCTTCGGCGACCGTCCGGGCGGGGACCGTCGCTTCGGCGACCAGCCGCGTGGCGAGCGCCGCTTCGGCGACCGCAGCTACAGCGACCAGCCACGCGGGGAGCGTCGCTTCGGTGACCGATCCTACGGCGACCAGCCACGCGGGGAGCGCCGGTTCGGCGCCGACCGGGGCGGGCGCTCGGAGGTGCGGGGCGAGGACCGGCGCGGGTCGGCCGGTCGTCCCCGGGCACACACCTACTGA
- a CDS encoding C40 family peptidase, which produces MVDSTDGRRRRRRSPLVSPVLRPMLWSALLSAVASAVLAAPAYAEPSVPATVPDSGSRPAVAGQLQLPGAPPGGTPGVIAPTVTPAGNALEAQITAVEARIGELGTQLLDLQQQRTEAETQHTAAGRTLEFARAAVQQAEQRADQVAAEAIKVDAAQPPGDWAATLRDLELLHRANRGERSEGATGPAAGQVSRARADEQVATQAYAAADQRLRGVQQQYAATQQSLREEEAKLVKLREENSAQLITLARQQEAAEQQLGADYLDQSADGLVAHPTALAALAYARRQLGDPYVWGATGPNSFDCSGLVWSAYRSAGYYKLPRVARDQYYATRSRTVPRTALLPGDLIFFASGSSWRTVHHMGMYVGGGKMIHAPTTGDVVKISTVRWSRFYAATRVVGAVPAPATPPTPSQPPAPKPTPKPTPKPTTSPKPTPTPRPTSPSPSPTGSPTPKPTDSPSPSVTPSPTGSPSESPSATATATPSTENSSLDPTRSSLAPTTAASSSDPEESTSATPSATGGR; this is translated from the coding sequence ATGGTCGACAGCACGGACGGACGGCGGCGACGGCGACGGAGTCCGCTGGTCTCGCCGGTGCTGCGGCCGATGCTCTGGTCCGCGCTGCTCAGCGCCGTCGCCAGCGCCGTCCTCGCCGCTCCCGCGTACGCCGAGCCGAGCGTCCCGGCCACGGTGCCCGACAGCGGTTCCCGCCCGGCCGTCGCCGGTCAGCTCCAACTGCCCGGCGCACCGCCCGGCGGCACCCCCGGCGTGATCGCCCCGACCGTCACCCCCGCCGGCAACGCGCTCGAAGCCCAGATCACCGCCGTCGAGGCACGGATCGGCGAACTCGGCACCCAACTACTCGACCTGCAACAGCAGCGCACCGAGGCCGAGACCCAGCACACCGCGGCCGGACGCACCCTGGAGTTCGCCCGGGCCGCGGTCCAGCAGGCCGAGCAGCGTGCCGACCAGGTCGCCGCCGAGGCGATCAAGGTCGACGCCGCCCAGCCGCCCGGCGACTGGGCGGCCACCCTGCGGGACCTGGAACTACTGCACCGGGCCAACCGGGGCGAGCGCAGCGAGGGCGCCACCGGGCCGGCCGCCGGCCAGGTCAGCCGTGCGCGGGCCGACGAGCAGGTGGCCACGCAGGCGTACGCCGCCGCCGATCAGCGGCTGCGCGGGGTGCAGCAGCAGTACGCCGCCACGCAGCAGTCGCTGCGTGAGGAAGAGGCCAAGCTGGTCAAACTGCGCGAGGAGAACTCCGCGCAGTTGATCACGCTGGCCCGCCAGCAGGAGGCCGCCGAGCAGCAACTCGGTGCCGACTACCTCGACCAGTCGGCCGACGGACTGGTCGCGCACCCCACCGCGCTGGCCGCCCTCGCGTACGCCCGGCGTCAGCTCGGCGACCCGTACGTCTGGGGTGCCACCGGACCGAACTCGTTCGACTGCTCCGGCCTGGTCTGGTCGGCGTACCGGTCGGCCGGGTACTACAAACTGCCGCGGGTCGCCCGCGACCAGTACTACGCGACCCGGTCCCGCACCGTGCCGCGCACCGCGCTGCTCCCCGGCGATCTGATCTTCTTCGCCTCCGGCAGCAGTTGGCGGACCGTCCACCACATGGGCATGTACGTCGGCGGCGGCAAGATGATCCACGCACCGACCACCGGCGACGTGGTGAAGATCTCGACGGTGCGCTGGTCCCGGTTCTACGCCGCGACCCGGGTGGTCGGTGCGGTGCCCGCCCCCGCCACTCCGCCCACCCCGTCGCAGCCGCCGGCACCCAAGCCCACGCCGAAGCCGACCCCGAAGCCCACCACCAGCCCGAAGCCGACGCCGACTCCGCGACCGACGTCGCCGTCCCCCTCGCCGACGGGCTCGCCCACGCCGAAGCCGACCGACTCGCCCTCCCCGTCGGTGACGCCGTCGCCGACGGGCTCGCCGTCGGAGAGCCCGTCGGCCACGGCCACGGCCACCCCGAGTACGGAGAACAGCAGCCTCGACCCGACGCGCAGCAGCCTCGCCCCGACCACGGCGGCGAGCAGCAGCGATCCCGAGGAGAGCACCTCGGCCACCCCGTCCGCCACCGGCGGTCGCTGA
- the mqnE gene encoding aminofutalosine synthase MqnE, producing the protein MDAGLKRELEAKVYAGERLTREDGIALYSSDDLTWLGRLAHHARTERNGERVMFNVNRHLNLTNVCSASCAYCSFQRKPGEKDAYTMRIDEAVRKAKEMEDEQLTELHIVNGLHPTLPWRYYPKVLRELKAALPKVKLKAFTATEVQWFEKISGLTADAILDELMEAGLESLTGGGAEIFDWEVRQHIVDHACHWEDWSRIHRLAHSKGMKTPSTMLYGHIEEPRHRVDHVLRLRELQDETNGFVVFIPLRYQHDFVDSADGKVRNRIQARTTMASPAESLKTFAVSRLLFDNVPHVKCFWVMHGLSVAQLSLNFGVDDLDGSVVEYKITHDADSYGTPNTMHRDDLLHLIWDAGFRPVERNTRYEVVREYDAAPSMAERRSEPQQVWA; encoded by the coding sequence ATGGACGCCGGACTCAAGCGCGAGCTCGAAGCGAAGGTGTACGCCGGGGAGCGGCTGACCCGTGAGGACGGCATCGCGCTCTACTCCAGCGACGACCTGACCTGGTTGGGGCGACTGGCCCACCACGCGCGTACCGAGCGCAACGGCGAGCGGGTGATGTTCAACGTCAACCGGCACCTCAACCTGACCAACGTCTGCTCCGCCTCCTGCGCGTACTGCTCCTTCCAGCGCAAGCCGGGCGAGAAGGACGCGTACACGATGCGCATCGACGAGGCGGTCCGCAAGGCCAAGGAGATGGAGGACGAGCAGCTCACCGAGCTGCACATCGTCAACGGCCTGCACCCGACCCTGCCCTGGCGCTACTACCCGAAGGTGCTGCGCGAGCTGAAGGCCGCGCTGCCGAAGGTCAAGCTCAAGGCGTTCACCGCCACCGAGGTGCAGTGGTTCGAGAAGATCAGCGGGCTGACCGCCGACGCGATCCTGGACGAGCTGATGGAAGCCGGTCTGGAGTCGTTGACCGGTGGCGGTGCGGAGATCTTCGACTGGGAGGTCCGCCAGCACATCGTCGACCACGCCTGCCACTGGGAGGACTGGTCACGGATCCACCGCCTGGCGCACAGCAAGGGCATGAAGACGCCGTCGACCATGCTCTACGGCCACATCGAGGAGCCGAGGCACCGGGTCGACCACGTGCTGAGGCTGCGGGAGCTGCAGGACGAGACCAATGGCTTCGTGGTCTTCATCCCGCTGCGCTACCAGCACGACTTCGTCGACTCGGCGGACGGCAAGGTCCGTAATCGGATCCAGGCCCGCACCACGATGGCCTCGCCGGCCGAGTCGTTGAAGACCTTCGCGGTCTCCCGGCTGCTCTTCGACAACGTGCCGCACGTGAAGTGCTTCTGGGTGATGCACGGGCTCTCGGTGGCCCAGCTCTCGCTCAACTTCGGCGTCGACGACCTGGACGGCTCGGTCGTCGAATACAAGATCACGCACGACGCGGACTCATACGGGACGCCGAACACGATGCACCGGGACGACCTGCTGCACCTGATCTGGGACGCCGGCTTCCGTCCGGTCGAGCGGAACACCCGCTACGAGGTGGTCCGCGAGTACGACGCCGCGCCGAGCATGGCGGAGCGCCGGTCCGAGCCGCAGCAGGTCTGGGCCTGA